Proteins from a genomic interval of Rhizobium etli CFN 42:
- a CDS encoding response regulator, whose translation MSIAEKIKVLIVDDQVTSRLLLSDALTQLGFKQITSAGDGEQGMKIMTEQPHHLVISDFNMPKMDGIGFLQAVRTNPNTKKAAFIILTAQGDRALVQRAAQLGANNVLAKPFTIEKMKAAIEAVFGALK comes from the coding sequence ATGTCGATCGCGGAGAAAATCAAAGTTCTGATCGTCGATGATCAGGTAACGAGCCGGTTGCTGCTCAGCGACGCGCTGACCCAGCTCGGTTTCAAGCAGATCACATCCGCAGGTGACGGCGAGCAGGGCATGAAGATCATGACCGAGCAGCCGCACCACCTGGTGATCTCCGATTTCAACATGCCGAAGATGGATGGCATCGGCTTCCTTCAGGCCGTGCGCACCAACCCGAACACCAAGAAGGCGGCCTTCATCATCCTCACCGCTCAGGGCGATCGCGCGCTGGTGCAGAGGGCGGCCCAGCTCGGCGCCAACAACGTGCTCGCCAAGCCGTTTACGATCGAGAAGATGAAAGCGGCTATCGAAGCCGTGTTTGGAGCTCTGAAATGA
- the fliF gene encoding flagellar basal-body MS-ring/collar protein FliF, producing the protein MNLLNQLVQIFKNFGALGRTRLMILGGVGSVSIAIILAAALFVNKPAQETLYVGLDAPDLNQISMALAEANINFQVGTDGSSITVPAGMTGKARLMLAERGLPNSANAGYELFDNVGSLGLTSFMQEVTRVRALEGEIARTIQSISGITAARVHIVMPEVGNFRKAEQKPTASVMIRASAATGRSAATSIRHLVASAVPGLDVDDVTILDSAGQLLASGDEASNSSLNRSLNIVQNVQQEVESNIDKALAPFLGMDNFRSSVTADLNTDAQQIQETVYDPESKVERSVRSTKEAQQSQQRQSDNATTVEQNIPQAAPDAGGSGGPESQDKSDKREEQTNYEINSKTTATTRNSYQVEKLSIAVVVNKGRIAKMVGEPADQAKIDAYLAEMHKIVASAAGIDAKRGDVVTVTAMDFLENQLLEDATGGVRVMDMLSRNLAGIINSLAFVAVAFVVVWMGLRPLVRSVSGNGSSSVLGDATPEAAGLELPDFAPAAGAAGGALMDGFGSDFGFDSTEDLLSLGDDDGNFNRRVKEGPERKLARMVEINEERAAKILRKWAIDDAA; encoded by the coding sequence ATGAATCTGTTAAATCAATTAGTTCAGATCTTTAAGAACTTTGGTGCCCTGGGCCGAACGCGCCTGATGATTCTGGGCGGCGTCGGTTCCGTTTCCATCGCAATCATCCTTGCGGCTGCCCTTTTCGTCAACAAGCCGGCACAAGAAACGCTCTATGTCGGTCTCGACGCTCCCGATCTCAACCAGATCAGCATGGCGCTTGCCGAAGCCAACATCAATTTCCAGGTGGGCACGGACGGCTCCAGCATCACCGTTCCAGCTGGCATGACGGGCAAGGCCCGCCTGATGCTCGCCGAGCGCGGCCTGCCGAACAGCGCCAACGCCGGCTATGAACTCTTCGACAACGTCGGCTCCCTCGGCCTGACCTCCTTCATGCAGGAAGTGACGCGGGTTCGAGCACTGGAAGGCGAAATCGCACGCACCATCCAGTCGATCTCGGGCATAACGGCCGCGCGCGTCCATATTGTCATGCCCGAGGTCGGAAACTTCCGGAAGGCGGAGCAGAAACCGACCGCCTCCGTGATGATTCGCGCCAGCGCCGCCACGGGGCGCAGCGCGGCGACCTCGATCCGTCACCTCGTCGCCTCGGCCGTGCCGGGGCTTGATGTCGATGACGTCACGATTCTTGATTCTGCCGGCCAGCTGCTCGCGTCCGGCGACGAGGCGAGCAACAGCTCGCTGAACCGCTCGCTCAACATCGTCCAGAACGTTCAGCAGGAAGTCGAATCCAACATCGACAAGGCGCTGGCGCCCTTCCTCGGGATGGATAACTTCCGCTCCAGCGTCACCGCCGACCTCAACACCGATGCTCAACAGATCCAGGAGACGGTTTACGATCCGGAATCCAAGGTCGAACGTTCGGTTCGTTCGACGAAGGAAGCTCAGCAGTCGCAGCAGAGGCAGTCCGACAATGCGACGACTGTCGAACAGAACATTCCCCAGGCGGCTCCTGATGCCGGCGGCTCCGGCGGCCCGGAATCACAGGACAAGTCGGATAAGCGCGAAGAGCAGACCAACTACGAGATAAACAGCAAGACCACGGCCACGACTCGCAACAGCTATCAGGTGGAGAAGCTTTCGATTGCGGTCGTGGTCAACAAGGGCCGCATCGCCAAGATGGTCGGCGAGCCCGCCGACCAGGCCAAGATCGACGCCTATCTCGCCGAAATGCACAAGATCGTCGCATCGGCGGCCGGCATCGACGCCAAGCGCGGCGACGTCGTCACCGTCACGGCGATGGACTTCCTCGAGAACCAGCTGCTCGAAGACGCCACCGGCGGTGTCCGCGTCATGGACATGCTGAGCCGCAATCTTGCCGGCATCATCAACTCGCTCGCCTTCGTCGCGGTCGCCTTCGTGGTGGTCTGGATGGGTCTGCGGCCGCTGGTACGCAGCGTCAGCGGCAATGGTTCCAGCTCGGTGCTCGGCGACGCCACGCCGGAAGCGGCCGGCCTCGAATTGCCGGACTTCGCGCCTGCGGCAGGGGCGGCCGGAGGCGCTCTCATGGACGGCTTCGGCTCCGACTTCGGCTTCGACAGCACGGAGGATCTGCTCAGCCTCGGCGACGACGACGGCAACTTCAACCGCCGCGTCAAGGAAGGCCCGGAGCGCAAGCTTGCCCGCATGGTGGAAATCAACGAGGAGCGCGCCGCAAAGATCCTCAGGAAATGGGCGATCGACGACGCAGCATAA
- a CDS encoding chemotaxis protein CheW, translated as MSYAVKSLNQGDRELIAFRIGDQEFCVNIMSVREIRGWTPATAMPHSPAYMLGVINLRGAVLPIIDLAARLGMKPADPTARHVIIVAQVRRKVVGLLVDAVSDILTVTDEIIQPTPEISSDLERQFARGILAIDKRMICLIELEALFSETESEAA; from the coding sequence ATGTCGTACGCTGTAAAAAGTCTGAACCAGGGGGATCGCGAGCTGATCGCGTTCCGCATCGGAGATCAGGAATTTTGCGTGAACATCATGTCGGTTCGCGAAATCCGGGGCTGGACCCCCGCGACCGCGATGCCGCACTCACCTGCCTATATGCTGGGGGTCATCAACCTACGCGGCGCGGTGCTGCCGATCATCGATCTTGCTGCTCGGCTCGGCATGAAGCCGGCCGATCCGACTGCCCGTCACGTCATCATCGTCGCCCAGGTCCGTCGTAAAGTCGTCGGCCTCCTGGTCGACGCCGTCTCCGACATTCTGACGGTGACCGACGAGATCATTCAGCCGACGCCCGAAATCTCCTCCGACCTCGAGCGCCAGTTTGCCCGGGGCATTCTCGCCATCGACAAGCGCATGATCTGCCTGATCGAACTCGAAGCCCTCTTTTCTGAGACCGAAAGCGAAGCCGCATGA
- the cheD gene encoding chemoreceptor glutamine deamidase CheD: protein MIVEGAARRVHIIQGEYKVLSDPNAVLSTILGSCVAACLRDPVAGVGGMNHFLLPGSATSPASGGDATRYGVHLMELLINGLLKQGARRDRLEAKIFGGAKTISTFSNVGEQNAAFAMQFLRDEGIPVVGSSTGGEHGRKLEYWPVSGRARQYPLTGAETQRTVALEQRPAAPQKPAETSIEFF, encoded by the coding sequence ATGATCGTTGAGGGGGCAGCCCGCCGCGTGCACATCATTCAAGGCGAGTACAAGGTTCTGAGCGATCCGAATGCGGTCCTCTCGACCATTCTCGGCTCGTGCGTGGCTGCGTGCCTCAGAGATCCCGTTGCCGGCGTCGGCGGGATGAACCACTTTCTTCTGCCCGGTTCGGCGACGTCGCCGGCCTCAGGTGGCGATGCCACACGCTACGGCGTGCATCTGATGGAACTGCTGATCAACGGTCTCCTGAAGCAGGGCGCCCGGCGCGACCGGCTGGAGGCAAAGATCTTCGGCGGCGCAAAGACGATCTCGACTTTCTCCAACGTCGGTGAGCAGAATGCGGCGTTCGCCATGCAGTTTCTGAGGGATGAAGGCATTCCGGTGGTCGGCTCCTCCACAGGCGGAGAGCATGGGCGCAAGCTCGAATATTGGCCGGTCTCCGGTCGGGCCCGGCAATACCCCTTGACCGGCGCCGAAACGCAGAGAACCGTCGCTCTCGAGCAGCGTCCTGCCGCTCCGCAGAAGCCCGCCGAAACCAGTATCGAATTTTTTTGA
- the cheT gene encoding chemotaxis protein CheT gives MTFTPVMEPPAPVEALSDLLMRIVSELHDVAYLIERIEPQLLDLGGAEILNSPDAMKVMQGIDLAVQKSRGLAEFIDTITGEIPLGWTVDVATALSLVKLAEMQKALGGSTRHGHSQPLSKAAGDFDFF, from the coding sequence ATGACATTTACTCCGGTGATGGAGCCGCCCGCGCCTGTCGAAGCGCTGAGCGACCTCCTGATGCGCATCGTTTCGGAGCTCCACGATGTGGCCTACCTGATCGAGCGCATCGAGCCGCAGCTTCTCGATCTCGGTGGCGCTGAAATTCTGAACTCGCCGGACGCCATGAAGGTCATGCAGGGCATCGATCTGGCCGTGCAGAAGTCACGCGGTCTTGCCGAATTCATCGACACCATCACCGGCGAAATCCCGCTTGGCTGGACGGTCGATGTCGCGACCGCGCTCAGCCTCGTCAAGCTGGCGGAGATGCAGAAGGCGCTGGGCGGCTCCACGCGCCACGGTCATTCGCAGCCGCTGAGCAAGGCCGCTGGCGACTTCGACTTCTTCTGA
- the cheB gene encoding protein-glutamate O-methylesterase CheB translates to MSAPARVLVVDDSPTMRGLITAVLSSDPEVSVIGQAGDALEAREAIKRLNPDVVTLDIEMPNMNGLDFLEKIMTLRPMPVIMVSTMTHRGAEATLAALEIGAFDCVGKPGPGEHRPFGDLAEKVKAAARTQRQFSQPAAAVAPPPSVADFRVGRKIVAIGSSTGGVEALIAVLQKFPANCPPTVITQHMPPTFTKSFAERLNRLCAPVVQEATDGARLEIGKIYLAPGGERHLQVSGGSAPCCRLVDRAPVNGHRPSVDVLFDSVAELAGRNAVGVILTGMGRDGAAGLLKMRHAGARTLGQTEKTCVVYGMPRVAHELGAVEQQLPLTAIGEEILKLTAARKEGTE, encoded by the coding sequence ATGAGCGCTCCGGCACGGGTTCTCGTTGTTGACGACTCGCCGACCATGCGGGGTTTGATTACCGCGGTCCTGAGCTCCGACCCGGAAGTCAGCGTCATCGGCCAGGCCGGCGACGCGCTGGAAGCGCGCGAAGCGATCAAGCGGCTGAATCCCGACGTCGTGACACTCGACATCGAGATGCCGAACATGAACGGCCTCGATTTCCTTGAAAAGATCATGACGCTGCGGCCGATGCCGGTGATCATGGTCTCGACGATGACGCATCGCGGCGCCGAAGCGACGCTTGCGGCGCTTGAGATCGGCGCCTTCGATTGCGTCGGCAAGCCGGGTCCCGGCGAACACAGGCCGTTCGGCGATCTCGCCGAGAAGGTCAAGGCGGCCGCGCGCACGCAGCGTCAGTTCTCCCAACCGGCGGCCGCCGTCGCGCCCCCGCCTTCCGTCGCCGATTTCCGCGTCGGCCGTAAGATCGTCGCGATCGGCTCGTCGACCGGCGGCGTCGAGGCGCTGATCGCCGTACTGCAGAAATTCCCGGCAAATTGCCCGCCGACCGTCATCACTCAGCATATGCCGCCCACCTTCACCAAGAGTTTCGCCGAACGGCTAAACCGTCTCTGCGCGCCGGTCGTGCAGGAAGCGACCGACGGCGCCCGTCTCGAGATCGGCAAGATCTACCTGGCGCCGGGCGGCGAACGCCATCTCCAGGTCAGCGGCGGGTCCGCGCCATGCTGCCGTCTCGTCGACCGGGCGCCCGTCAACGGTCACCGCCCGTCCGTGGACGTGCTCTTTGATTCGGTCGCGGAACTCGCAGGCCGCAATGCCGTCGGCGTGATTCTGACCGGAATGGGCCGAGATGGCGCCGCCGGATTGTTGAAAATGCGCCACGCGGGCGCCAGAACGCTCGGCCAGACCGAAAAAACCTGCGTCGTTTACGGAATGCCAAGGGTTGCTCACGAACTTGGCGCCGTCGAGCAGCAGCTGCCACTGACTGCCATCGGTGAAGAGATATTGAAGTTGACAGCCGCCCGAAAGGAAGGGACCGAATAA
- the cheR gene encoding protein-glutamate O-methyltransferase CheR: MSAMGAKDQRQGADEVLASGEYPLTRRDLTEIAAMIYSDAGIFLNETKASLVYSRLSKHIRNLGLSGFREYCELVASPAGAAARREMLSHLTTNFTRFFRENHHFEHLRDHVLPELLQRARSGGRVRIWSAASSDGQEPYSIALTVLSLMPNVADYDFKILATDIDPKILAIARAGAYDESALETVSPAMRKQWFSEVEVQGRRKFQVDDRVKRLITYNELNLMAQWPFKGKFDVIFCRNVVIYFDEPTQMKIWQRFAGLLPEGGHLYIGHSERVSGEAKHVFDNIGITTYRYTTKGLGRKA, translated from the coding sequence ATGAGTGCAATGGGTGCGAAAGATCAGAGGCAGGGAGCTGATGAGGTGCTGGCGAGCGGAGAATATCCGCTGACGCGCCGCGACCTCACGGAAATCGCCGCAATGATCTACTCGGATGCCGGCATCTTCCTCAACGAGACCAAGGCCTCACTCGTCTATTCGCGTCTGTCGAAGCACATCCGCAATCTCGGCCTGTCGGGTTTCCGGGAATATTGCGAACTCGTCGCTTCGCCGGCCGGTGCCGCGGCGCGGCGCGAAATGCTCTCGCATCTGACGACCAATTTCACCCGCTTCTTCCGCGAGAACCATCATTTCGAGCATCTGCGCGACCATGTTCTGCCGGAGCTTCTGCAGCGGGCGAGATCGGGCGGCAGGGTACGCATCTGGTCGGCTGCTTCGTCCGACGGGCAAGAACCCTATTCGATCGCGCTGACCGTGCTGTCGCTGATGCCGAATGTCGCCGATTACGACTTCAAGATCCTGGCGACGGACATCGATCCGAAAATCCTCGCCATCGCCCGGGCCGGCGCTTACGACGAGAGCGCGCTCGAAACCGTCTCGCCGGCCATGCGCAAGCAATGGTTCAGCGAAGTCGAGGTGCAGGGCCGGCGCAAGTTCCAGGTCGACGACCGCGTCAAGCGGCTGATCACCTACAACGAGCTGAACCTGATGGCGCAATGGCCGTTCAAGGGCAAGTTCGACGTCATCTTCTGCCGCAACGTCGTCATCTATTTCGACGAGCCGACGCAGATGAAGATATGGCAGCGTTTCGCCGGTTTGCTGCCGGAGGGCGGCCATCTCTATATCGGCCATTCCGAGCGTGTCTCGGGCGAGGCGAAACACGTCTTCGACAATATCGGCATCACGACCTATCGCTACACGACCAAGGGTCTCGGGAGGAAGGCATGA